In a single window of the Amycolatopsis sp. cg5 genome:
- the allB gene encoding allantoinase AllB encodes MKLVFKARRVVTPEGERPACVGVEDGRIVAIDDWLTGDRVVELAGDSVLLPGLVDTHVHVNDPGRSEWEGFETATRAAAAGGVTTLVDMPLNSIPPTVDLAAFDVKRKTAEGRVHIDVGFWGGAVPGNRADLRGLHDAGVYGFKCFLLHSGVDEFPPLSAPELEEDLRELAGFGAMMIVHAEDSDSIEHAPRPHGAKYGDFLHSRPRGAENMAIARVIELARRTGARVHILHLSSSDALPMIASAKRDGVALTVETCPHYLSFTAEEILDGATQFKCCPPIREAENRELLWRGLADGVIDYVVSDHSPCTAELKRFDSGDFGEAWGGIASLQLGLPAVWTQARHRGFTLSDVVRWMAERPATQVGLARKGRIEVGYDADFCVFAPDESFQVDAGKLQHRNKVSAYHGRTLDGVVRSTWLRGAEITGAKPFGRLLSRGESR; translated from the coding sequence GTGAAGCTGGTTTTCAAGGCCCGGCGGGTCGTGACGCCCGAGGGTGAACGGCCTGCCTGCGTCGGCGTCGAGGACGGCCGGATCGTCGCGATCGACGACTGGCTGACCGGTGACCGGGTCGTCGAACTCGCCGGCGACTCGGTGCTGCTGCCCGGTCTCGTCGACACCCACGTGCACGTCAACGACCCCGGCCGCAGCGAATGGGAGGGCTTCGAGACGGCCACCCGCGCCGCGGCCGCCGGCGGCGTCACGACCCTGGTCGACATGCCGCTCAACAGCATTCCGCCGACGGTCGACCTCGCGGCGTTCGACGTCAAGCGCAAGACGGCCGAGGGGCGCGTGCACATCGACGTCGGCTTCTGGGGCGGCGCCGTCCCGGGAAATCGCGCCGACCTGCGCGGGCTGCACGACGCGGGCGTGTACGGCTTCAAGTGCTTCCTGCTGCACTCGGGCGTCGACGAGTTCCCGCCGCTGAGCGCCCCGGAACTCGAAGAAGACCTGCGCGAGCTGGCGGGCTTCGGCGCGATGATGATCGTGCACGCCGAGGACTCCGACTCGATCGAGCACGCCCCGCGGCCGCACGGCGCGAAGTACGGCGATTTCCTGCACTCACGGCCGCGCGGCGCCGAGAACATGGCGATCGCGCGGGTCATCGAGCTGGCCAGGCGGACCGGCGCCCGCGTGCACATCCTGCATTTGTCCTCGTCGGACGCGTTGCCGATGATCGCCAGCGCCAAGCGTGACGGCGTCGCCTTGACCGTCGAGACGTGCCCGCACTATCTGAGCTTCACCGCGGAGGAGATCCTCGACGGCGCGACGCAGTTCAAGTGCTGCCCGCCGATCCGCGAGGCGGAGAACCGCGAACTGCTGTGGCGGGGGCTCGCCGACGGCGTGATCGACTACGTGGTCAGCGACCATTCGCCGTGCACGGCCGAGCTGAAACGCTTTGACAGCGGGGATTTCGGCGAGGCCTGGGGTGGCATCGCGAGCCTGCAGCTCGGCTTGCCCGCGGTCTGGACGCAGGCGCGGCATCGCGGTTTCACTCTGTCCGACGTCGTGCGCTGGATGGCCGAGCGGCCCGCGACGCAGGTCGGGCTCGCGCGCAAGGGCCGGATCGAAGTGGGTTACGACGCCGACTTCTGCGTGTTCGCGCCGGACGAGTCGTTCCAGGTGGACGCCGGGAAACTCCAGCACCGCAACAAGGTCAGCGCCTACCACGGCCGCACGCTCGACGGCGTGGTGCGCTCGACCTGGCTGCGCGGCGCGGAGATCACCGGCGCGAAACCGTTCGGACGCCTGCTGAGCAGAGGGGAATCACGATGA
- a CDS encoding DUF3052 domain-containing protein produces the protein MTAGYSGTPLFKKLGVKAEHRLVLLHAPDGWTVPELPDGVRVLRRGMAGDVIVAFYREHKALVKDAERFTSLAPGCALWIAWPRKAGGHVSDIAEQDLRDLLLPTGLVDVKVAALDDDWSGLKFLWRKGS, from the coding sequence ATGACCGCCGGGTACTCGGGCACCCCGCTCTTTAAGAAGCTGGGCGTCAAGGCCGAGCACCGGCTCGTCCTGCTGCACGCGCCCGACGGCTGGACGGTGCCCGAGCTGCCCGACGGCGTGCGCGTGCTCCGGCGCGGGATGGCGGGTGACGTCATCGTGGCGTTCTACCGGGAGCACAAGGCGCTTGTTAAGGACGCTGAGAGGTTCACTTCTCTGGCGCCGGGGTGCGCGCTGTGGATCGCCTGGCCCCGGAAGGCTGGCGGGCACGTCAGCGACATCGCCGAGCAGGACCTGCGTGATCTGCTCCTGCCGACCGGACTGGTCGACGTCAAGGTCGCGGCGCTCGACGACGACTGGTCCGGCCTGAAGTTCCTGTGGCGAAAGGGGTCGTGA
- the pucL gene encoding factor-independent urate hydroxylase has product MGITLGPNQYGKAEVRLVTVNRRGPVHHLKDLTVSTSLRGELERTHLTGDNSDVLATDTQKNTVYAFAKQSPVGEIEDFALRLGRHFVRGPITGARILIEEHGWDRIPVDGKAHDHAFSRAGSEKRTTAVTVQGTDHWVVSGLDDLVLLKSTGSEFHGFPRDEYTTLGETDDRILATAVTARWRYQGRDIDWAKSHAEIRRVMLETFATKHSLSLQQTLYAMGEAVLLARPEVAEVRLSLPNKHHFLVDLSPFGLTNENEVFYAADRPYGLIEGTVIRDDAEDPASPGTRSRPSDDRRVLGHPAL; this is encoded by the coding sequence GTGGGCATCACACTGGGCCCCAACCAGTACGGCAAGGCCGAGGTCCGGCTGGTCACGGTCAACCGCCGTGGTCCGGTGCACCACCTCAAGGACCTCACCGTGTCGACGTCGCTGCGCGGCGAGCTGGAGCGCACGCACCTGACCGGCGACAACTCCGACGTGCTGGCCACCGACACGCAGAAGAACACCGTCTACGCCTTCGCCAAGCAAAGTCCGGTCGGCGAGATCGAGGACTTCGCGCTGCGTCTCGGCAGGCATTTCGTGCGCGGCCCGATCACCGGCGCGCGCATCCTGATCGAGGAGCACGGCTGGGACCGCATCCCGGTCGACGGCAAGGCGCACGACCACGCGTTCTCCCGCGCGGGCTCGGAGAAGCGGACGACCGCGGTCACCGTCCAGGGCACGGACCACTGGGTGGTGTCCGGGCTCGACGACCTGGTGCTGCTCAAGTCGACCGGCTCGGAGTTCCACGGCTTCCCCCGCGACGAGTACACGACGCTCGGCGAGACGGACGACCGGATCCTGGCGACCGCCGTGACCGCGCGCTGGCGGTACCAGGGCCGCGACATCGACTGGGCGAAGAGCCACGCGGAGATCCGCCGGGTCATGCTGGAAACGTTCGCCACCAAGCACAGTCTCTCGCTGCAGCAGACGTTGTACGCGATGGGCGAGGCCGTGCTGCTGGCCAGGCCGGAGGTGGCCGAGGTGCGGCTCTCGCTGCCGAACAAGCACCACTTCCTGGTCGACTTGTCGCCGTTCGGGCTGACCAACGAGAACGAGGTCTTCTACGCGGCCGACCGGCCGTACGGCCTGATCGAGGGCACGGTCATCCGCGACGACGCCGAGGACCCGGCCTCGCCTGGCACACGCTCCCGGCCTTCTGATGACCGCCGGGTACTCGGGCACCCCGCTCTTTAA
- a CDS encoding hydroxypyruvate isomerase family protein, which produces MDYDVNLSILFTELPLLDRPAAARAAGFEAAEFWWPFDVAVPPDAEVDRFVRAVEDAGLRLALLNFYGGDLAAGERGLISTPGREGELADNVDVAVGIAERLGCRTFNPLYGLRIDGLDPSAQDEHALSTLDTMAAKVARIGGRLALEPLSAVPRYPLLTSADALRVLDALGRDDVLLLADLYHLAVNGDDLDEVVALDRIGHVQIADAPGRHQPGTGSLDIPGYLRKLSAAGYAGYVGVEYHPIGHSADSFGWMGAASWTRS; this is translated from the coding sequence ATGGATTACGACGTCAACCTGTCGATCCTCTTCACCGAGCTGCCGTTGCTCGACCGGCCGGCCGCGGCGCGGGCCGCCGGTTTCGAAGCCGCCGAGTTCTGGTGGCCGTTCGACGTGGCGGTGCCGCCGGACGCCGAAGTGGACCGGTTCGTCCGCGCGGTCGAGGACGCGGGCCTGCGGCTGGCGCTGCTGAACTTCTACGGCGGTGACCTCGCCGCCGGTGAGCGCGGGCTGATCTCGACGCCGGGCCGCGAGGGCGAGCTGGCCGACAATGTCGACGTCGCCGTCGGGATCGCCGAGCGGCTGGGCTGCCGGACGTTCAATCCCTTGTACGGCTTGCGGATCGACGGCCTCGATCCCTCGGCCCAAGACGAGCACGCACTGTCCACCTTGGACACCATGGCGGCCAAGGTGGCCCGGATCGGTGGCCGTCTCGCGCTGGAGCCGCTCTCCGCCGTGCCCCGCTATCCGCTGCTGACCTCGGCCGACGCGCTGCGCGTGCTCGACGCGCTCGGCCGCGACGACGTGCTGCTGCTCGCCGACCTTTACCACCTCGCGGTCAACGGCGACGACCTCGACGAAGTGGTCGCTCTCGACCGCATCGGGCACGTCCAGATCGCCGACGCGCCGGGTCGCCATCAGCCCGGCACCGGGTCCCTGGACATCCCCGGCTACCTGCGGAAATTGTCCGCGGCGGGGTACGCCGGTTACGTTGGCGTCGAGTATCACCCGATCGGGCACAGCGCCGATTCGTTCGGCTGGATGGGAGCGGCGTCATGGACTCGTTCTTAA
- a CDS encoding RNA-guided endonuclease InsQ/TnpB family protein gives MKQVVKVRLLPTQDQELALSQTLRRCNEAASWLSQQMHALGITHRFAAQKKFYVELRERFNLSAQPTIRVIGKVAVAYTTLRANVQAGNFGPPGSSLRSKVEAKPAVFRPEAAQPFDARCLSWQIPATGREGTVSIWTVAGRLKFLRVTGKPEHLLLLRTCDIGETDLIHRDGKWFLFATIEAPEATAQQPRGFLGVDLGIANIATTSDGYRMAGARLNRYRKRQLQLRKRLQARKTSSARRLLKKRRRKETRFATDVNHVVSKNIVAAAQRTGRGIAVEELTGIRARVRLRKPQRAAIHSWSFAQLTGFLAYKAAQAGVAFVQVDPAYTSQACHQCGYVDRKNRRSQAVFKCGRCDFVEHADHNAARNIADRGVARWDEVMRPDAAPILAAS, from the coding sequence ATGAAACAGGTTGTGAAGGTCAGGTTGCTGCCCACGCAGGACCAGGAGCTGGCTTTGTCGCAGACCCTCCGACGCTGCAACGAAGCCGCGTCGTGGCTTTCGCAACAGATGCATGCGCTGGGCATTACACATAGATTCGCAGCGCAGAAGAAGTTCTATGTCGAACTGCGGGAACGTTTCAACTTGTCGGCGCAGCCCACCATCCGGGTGATCGGCAAGGTCGCAGTCGCTTACACGACCTTGCGGGCGAATGTGCAGGCAGGAAATTTTGGTCCGCCGGGCTCGTCGCTTCGCAGCAAAGTCGAGGCAAAGCCTGCGGTGTTCCGCCCGGAGGCCGCCCAGCCTTTCGATGCTCGATGCCTGTCCTGGCAAATTCCCGCGACTGGCCGCGAGGGCACGGTGTCTATCTGGACCGTAGCCGGACGGCTCAAGTTCCTGCGGGTCACCGGCAAACCTGAGCATCTGCTGTTGCTGCGGACCTGTGATATCGGCGAAACCGACCTCATCCACCGCGACGGCAAGTGGTTTCTTTTTGCCACGATCGAAGCCCCCGAAGCCACGGCTCAGCAACCGAGGGGCTTCCTCGGCGTGGATCTGGGTATTGCGAACATTGCCACCACCAGCGACGGGTACCGCATGGCCGGAGCGCGACTCAATCGCTACCGCAAACGCCAGCTCCAGCTGCGAAAACGGTTGCAGGCGAGGAAGACGTCTTCCGCCCGGAGATTGCTTAAGAAACGCCGACGCAAGGAGACGAGGTTCGCCACTGATGTGAACCACGTCGTCAGCAAGAACATCGTGGCCGCGGCACAACGCACCGGTCGCGGCATCGCCGTCGAGGAACTGACGGGGATACGCGCCCGGGTACGGCTTCGCAAGCCCCAACGGGCCGCGATACATTCCTGGTCGTTCGCCCAGCTTACTGGATTCCTCGCCTATAAAGCCGCTCAGGCGGGAGTGGCATTCGTGCAGGTTGATCCGGCTTACACGTCGCAAGCCTGTCACCAGTGTGGCTATGTCGACAGGAAGAACAGAAGATCGCAAGCAGTGTTCAAATGTGGCAGGTGTGACTTCGTTGAGCACGCCGACCACAATGCAGCGCGCAATATCGCGGACCGCGGTGTCGCGCGCTGGGACGAAGTCATGCGTCCAGACGCAGCGCCCATCCTGGCAGCCAGCTAG
- the uraH gene encoding hydroxyisourate hydrolase, with protein sequence MSQVTTHVLDTAEGHPAQGVPVRLEAHDLAGWSTLAEGVTDADGRVRDLGPERLDAGVYRLIFDTGSYLGPEAFFPEITVSFRIADPGAHHHVPVLLSPFSYSTYRGS encoded by the coding sequence ATGAGCCAGGTGACCACGCACGTGCTCGACACGGCCGAAGGACATCCCGCGCAGGGCGTCCCGGTCCGGCTCGAAGCACACGACCTCGCGGGCTGGTCCACGCTCGCCGAAGGCGTCACCGACGCCGACGGCCGGGTCCGCGACCTCGGCCCCGAGCGGCTCGACGCCGGCGTCTACCGGCTGATCTTCGACACCGGGTCCTACCTGGGGCCCGAGGCGTTCTTCCCGGAGATCACGGTCAGCTTCCGGATCGCCGACCCCGGCGCGCACCACCATGTGCCGGTGCTGCTCAGCCCGTTCTCCTATTCCACCTACCGAGGGAGCTGA
- the uraD gene encoding 2-oxo-4-hydroxy-4-carboxy-5-ureidoimidazoline decarboxylase, producing the protein MQLAEFNAAADPRAVLTECLAVPRWVDTVRAGRPYADVESLVEAAGLTLEPDEIRAAMAAHPRIGEKPKGEGTGAAWSRSEQSGVDGSTAEKFQAANAEYEARFGHVYLVCASGRSGEELLEILRSRLGNDAGTELRIAGEELVKIAKLRLAKAVR; encoded by the coding sequence TTGCAGCTCGCCGAGTTCAACGCCGCGGCCGACCCGCGTGCCGTGCTCACCGAGTGCCTGGCGGTGCCCCGCTGGGTGGACACGGTCCGAGCGGGCCGCCCGTACGCGGACGTCGAAAGCCTCGTCGAGGCCGCAGGCCTGACGCTCGAACCCGACGAGATCCGGGCCGCGATGGCCGCGCATCCCCGTATCGGCGAGAAGCCGAAGGGCGAGGGCACCGGCGCCGCATGGTCGCGTTCGGAACAGTCCGGTGTGGACGGTTCTACCGCCGAGAAGTTCCAGGCGGCCAACGCCGAGTACGAGGCCCGCTTCGGCCACGTCTACCTGGTGTGCGCGAGCGGACGCAGCGGCGAGGAGCTGCTCGAAATCCTGCGTTCGCGGCTCGGGAACGACGCGGGCACCGAGCTGCGCATCGCGGGCGAGGAGCTGGTGAAGATCGCGAAACTACGGCTGGCGAAGGCGGTCCGATGA